A window of the Rhodoferax sp. GW822-FHT02A01 genome harbors these coding sequences:
- a CDS encoding MFS transporter, protein MMTATANTHFNESTHTDVAPQAPHIAPSEIAIGVIIGRTSEYFDFFVYGIASVLVFPSVFFPMETRLDGMLHAFMLFALAFVARPLGTVTFMALQRRFGRESKLTAALFLMGASTAGIAFLPTFAEWGSLSVMLLALFRIGQGIALGGSWDGLPSLLALNAPPHKRGWYAMLGQLGAPVGFILAAGLFSYLLAEINAVDFTDWGWRYPFYVAFAINVVALFARLRLVSTPEYARLLDAHELEPAGVVEVVRTQGRNVVIGALAALASYALFHLVTVFPLSWITLYSLQSADDILATQMVGAVLAIVGIVASGLISDRFGRRRTLGALALLIALFSLLAPNLLADGWNGQRLFILLGFALLGLSYGQASGAVAANFATKYRYTGAALTSDLAWLAGAGFAPLVVLGLSAHFGLAYVGVYLLTGALGTLAALSINRALEIRD, encoded by the coding sequence ATGATGACTGCTACCGCGAACACCCATTTCAATGAAAGCACGCACACTGACGTTGCCCCACAGGCACCGCACATTGCACCAAGCGAAATCGCAATAGGCGTGATCATCGGCAGAACATCGGAATATTTTGATTTTTTTGTCTATGGAATAGCCTCAGTACTAGTTTTTCCATCCGTGTTTTTCCCGATGGAGACTCGGCTGGATGGCATGCTGCATGCCTTCATGCTGTTTGCGCTGGCGTTTGTGGCGCGACCCCTGGGCACCGTGACCTTCATGGCGCTGCAGCGCCGGTTTGGCCGGGAAAGCAAGCTGACTGCCGCCCTCTTTCTAATGGGCGCGTCTACGGCAGGCATTGCCTTTTTGCCTACCTTTGCGGAATGGGGTTCGCTCTCAGTCATGCTGCTGGCACTGTTTCGCATCGGCCAGGGCATTGCGTTGGGCGGATCATGGGATGGCCTACCCTCGCTGCTGGCATTGAATGCGCCACCGCACAAGCGCGGCTGGTACGCCATGCTGGGCCAACTGGGCGCACCCGTCGGCTTCATTCTGGCTGCCGGGCTGTTTTCCTACCTGCTTGCTGAAATCAACGCGGTGGACTTCACAGACTGGGGCTGGCGCTATCCCTTCTATGTAGCCTTTGCCATCAACGTGGTTGCCTTGTTTGCCCGCTTGCGCCTGGTATCCACTCCGGAGTACGCCCGGTTGCTGGACGCGCATGAGCTGGAGCCCGCCGGGGTTGTGGAAGTGGTGCGCACACAAGGTCGCAACGTGGTCATCGGTGCCTTGGCAGCGCTGGCCAGCTATGCGCTGTTCCATCTGGTCACCGTTTTCCCCCTGTCGTGGATCACCCTCTATTCCTTGCAATCGGCCGACGATATTTTGGCGACTCAGATGGTGGGTGCGGTTCTCGCCATCGTGGGCATTGTGGCCTCGGGCCTGATTTCCGACCGCTTCGGCCGGCGCCGCACGCTGGGTGCTTTGGCACTGCTGATTGCGCTGTTCAGCCTGTTGGCGCCCAATTTACTGGCCGATGGCTGGAATGGCCAGCGCCTGTTCATTCTGCTGGGATTTGCGCTGCTAGGACTGTCCTATGGCCAGGCGTCGGGCGCTGTCGCCGCCAATTTTGCGACCAAGTACCGCTATACCGGTGCTGCCCTGACGTCCGACCTTGCATGGCTAGCTGGCGCTGGGTTCGCGCCGTTGGTGGTGCTGGGGCTGTCTGCACACTTTGGCTTGGCTTACGTGGGGGTCTATCTTTTGACGGGTGCACTTGGCACTTTGGCGGCATTGAGCATCAACCGGGCACTGGAGATTCGTGACTGA
- a CDS encoding response regulator: MQSFTAVSIESCPSTRWFIRMALEFSGFSVAEACEGPAGLELVYSLCPDLVLVGCGITGIQAIELCKLIRLDFQLNKTVVVMLSDRGDDLEVQEGLKAGASAYLVKPFSPVRLISLAHQLVHSPFSVTSSNPS, from the coding sequence ATGCAATCATTTACCGCCGTTTCCATAGAGAGCTGCCCTTCCACACGGTGGTTCATCCGCATGGCCCTGGAGTTCAGCGGCTTTTCTGTCGCCGAAGCGTGCGAAGGCCCAGCCGGGCTGGAGCTTGTGTATTCCCTGTGTCCCGATCTGGTGTTGGTGGGATGTGGCATCACCGGAATTCAGGCCATTGAACTTTGCAAATTGATTCGCCTGGACTTTCAGCTTAACAAGACTGTGGTGGTCATGCTTTCCGACCGCGGGGACGACCTGGAAGTACAGGAAGGGCTCAAGGCTGGCGCCAGTGCCTATCTGGTCAAGCCATTCAGCCCCGTGCGCTTAATTTCGCTTGCACATCAACTGGTTCATAGCCCGTTTTCGGTTACCTCAAGCAACCCATCGTGA
- a CDS encoding methyl-accepting chemotaxis protein, with the protein MNNLTVRAKLTLTFGGLGALVLLIAGMAIITLGDAKERFDNYVNGIGARANTAHLVREAIDLRAVAARNLVLVTKPEDLAVEKEVVTKAHADVGTNMTKLKKLAEAPGVSEEARRLIGEIDKIEQSYAPVALSIVDMALQGKKDEAIAKMNTECRPLLAKLVKVSDEYSSYTADHAVKLVQAAAQDYAAQRNYLILACCVALIGSGVASVLIIRSLTRALGGEPDVLCEVVGKVADGNLTSQLQVRSGDTVSVMAAVARMQTALTHVVATVRSGSEGVSSASAEIASGNNDLSARTEQQASALEETAASMEELGSTVRQNADNARQANQLAQNASTVAVQGGEVVAQVVDTMKGINDSSKKISDIISVIDGIAFQTNILALNAAVEAARAGDQGRGFAVVASEVRSLAGRSAEAAKEIKMLINASVERVEQGTILVDQAGETMTEVVSSIRRVTDIMGEISAASAEQAAGVGQVGEAVTELDQATQQNAALVEEMAAAASSLKGQAQDLVQAVSVFQLAGQSEQHFRTAAVQRAPVRRVEHARAVGAKQPAAVTASHAPRIAAQAKKKVVATAEAEGDWSSF; encoded by the coding sequence ATGAATAATTTAACTGTACGAGCCAAGCTCACCTTGACATTTGGTGGCCTGGGCGCCTTGGTGCTGCTGATCGCCGGCATGGCCATCATCACACTGGGAGACGCCAAGGAGCGCTTTGACAACTACGTCAACGGCATCGGCGCGCGGGCCAACACGGCACACCTTGTGCGGGAAGCAATAGACCTGCGTGCGGTTGCCGCACGCAATCTGGTATTGGTAACCAAGCCCGAAGACCTCGCGGTAGAAAAAGAAGTGGTCACCAAGGCGCACGCCGATGTGGGAACCAATATGACCAAGCTCAAGAAGTTGGCCGAAGCCCCAGGCGTCTCCGAGGAGGCGCGCCGGTTGATTGGGGAGATCGACAAGATCGAGCAGTCCTACGCGCCGGTGGCCCTGTCCATTGTCGACATGGCGCTGCAAGGCAAGAAGGACGAGGCCATTGCCAAAATGAACACCGAATGCCGCCCGCTCCTGGCCAAGCTGGTCAAGGTCTCGGATGAGTATTCCAGCTACACGGCCGATCACGCGGTCAAATTGGTGCAAGCGGCCGCGCAGGACTATGCGGCCCAGCGCAACTACCTGATCCTGGCATGTTGTGTGGCGCTGATAGGTTCCGGGGTGGCCAGCGTGCTGATCATTCGCAGTCTGACACGTGCCTTGGGGGGGGAGCCTGACGTGCTGTGCGAGGTGGTGGGCAAGGTGGCCGACGGCAATCTGACCAGCCAACTGCAGGTGCGTAGTGGCGACACCGTCAGTGTGATGGCTGCGGTGGCCCGCATGCAGACCGCGCTGACCCACGTGGTGGCAACGGTTCGCTCCGGCTCCGAAGGCGTTTCCAGCGCCAGTGCCGAGATTGCCTCGGGCAACAACGACCTCTCCGCCCGCACCGAGCAGCAAGCCAGCGCGCTGGAGGAAACTGCTGCATCCATGGAGGAGCTTGGCTCGACGGTCAGGCAAAACGCCGACAACGCGCGCCAGGCCAACCAGTTGGCGCAAAACGCCTCGACCGTAGCTGTCCAAGGTGGTGAGGTGGTGGCTCAGGTGGTGGACACCATGAAGGGCATCAACGACAGTTCCAAGAAGATCAGCGACATCATCAGCGTGATCGACGGCATTGCCTTTCAAACCAACATCCTGGCGCTCAACGCGGCGGTGGAAGCTGCGCGCGCAGGTGACCAGGGTCGCGGCTTTGCGGTGGTTGCCAGCGAAGTGCGCTCATTGGCCGGGCGCTCAGCCGAAGCGGCCAAGGAAATCAAGATGCTGATCAATGCCAGCGTGGAACGGGTGGAGCAGGGCACGATTCTGGTGGATCAGGCTGGTGAGACCATGACGGAAGTGGTGAGCTCCATCCGCCGGGTGACCGACATCATGGGGGAGATCAGCGCGGCCAGTGCAGAGCAGGCTGCGGGCGTCGGCCAGGTGGGCGAGGCGGTGACGGAGCTGGACCAGGCAACGCAGCAGAACGCCGCATTGGTGGAAGAGATGGCTGCGGCGGCGTCGAGCCTGAAGGGTCAGGCGCAGGACCTGGTGCAGGCAGTCAGCGTGTTCCAACTGGCCGGCCAAAGCGAGCAACACTTCCGGACTGCTGCAGTGCAGCGGGCGCCCGTGCGACGCGTGGAACATGCACGCGCAGTTGGCGCCAAGCAGCCGGCAGCCGTCACAGCCAGCCACGCGCCACGGATCGCAGCTCAGGCCAAGAAAAAGGTCGTGGCCACAGCCGAAGCCGAAGGTGACTGGTCTAGCTTTTAA
- a CDS encoding diguanylate cyclase, protein MISLINRLSIRKQIWAIAVLLIGGIVADGLFDAHNLRDEMWREKEKETRQFVESGFSVLSHFHDLQLRGELSESQAQRAAVETIRAMRYGGAEYFWLTDLRLPFPTMVMHPTMPELNGRVLEATEFNSASATRLETAGAFTEFTERKNLFAVSVDLVNQHGSGYVTYDWPKPKNDAGVSEARYPKLSYVQKFEPWGWLIGSGVYVDEVDEAVWAQVEHTLIFAAGGGTLLLILASLMTNSITRPLQRTVKAMRQFGLEGGKNVQRIQMDAHGELAELANGFNEMLRQIVERDAVLEQYRNSLEAEVTSRTAKLRESNLYLARELAEHHRAEQLIQESRIRMRTLIDAADESVLLLDPEGTVLTINALGARRVGQTPEDITGKDFFSFMPKDVADRRRALVHQVISTGLPITAQDSRGELFFSNSLYPVKDAHGKTECVAVYSKDVTEQHKAKEVDAIFRKIDSILLKLRTNVESISQIFCDDILPIFSIRAAWIGRAEKDGQIVVVARTDAEESGMLRSFPQEMMRWKDAPTCCPSIANVIRSGQWEILKSDDPQCQLCCAHLPTEEPHSIILMPLTLRGTVWGVLTLYGSDALQFERDQLPQRMEAIATRLGFALESAMQQEWLTLLDTALAGVGNAVFIADTKPNIVWVNRAFTQLSGFSKEEIFGKNPRVLGTKYQDAAFYQQFWKAINAGEIWHGDITNTRPDGSQYTVSQTVTPLQDSEGRVSHYVSILEDITQRRAEEERIKHSANFDLLTDLPNRSLFLDRLGQALALNRREGKPGALMFLDLDHFKEVNDELGHAAGDSLLIEVSNRLRGQVRETDTVARLGGDEFTVILPNLRDEKDAIRVANNIIAALGKPFELGVKLAHIGVSIGIAFFPDDGNTVERVLSAADEAMYLSKGAGRNCFTLAKGSDVSQSNLNEG, encoded by the coding sequence ATGATTTCCCTGATAAATCGCCTTAGCATAAGAAAACAGATTTGGGCAATTGCGGTGCTGCTAATAGGCGGTATCGTCGCCGACGGACTATTTGATGCCCACAATCTGCGCGATGAAATGTGGCGCGAAAAAGAGAAGGAAACCCGGCAATTTGTTGAAAGTGGCTTCAGTGTGTTGAGCCACTTTCATGATTTGCAGCTACGCGGAGAACTTAGCGAATCACAAGCGCAACGTGCTGCTGTCGAAACCATCCGAGCCATGCGGTATGGTGGCGCAGAATACTTTTGGCTTACGGATCTGCGCCTTCCTTTCCCAACAATGGTTATGCATCCAACGATGCCCGAGCTAAATGGAAGGGTGTTGGAGGCAACTGAGTTCAACAGTGCATCAGCGACGCGACTTGAGACTGCGGGCGCCTTCACTGAATTCACAGAAAGAAAGAACTTGTTTGCCGTTTCTGTCGATCTGGTGAATCAACACGGAAGCGGTTACGTCACCTATGACTGGCCAAAGCCAAAAAATGACGCGGGAGTCAGCGAAGCACGCTACCCCAAGCTATCTTATGTGCAGAAGTTTGAGCCATGGGGGTGGTTGATCGGATCAGGTGTCTACGTAGACGAAGTAGATGAGGCCGTATGGGCTCAAGTGGAACACACACTTATATTCGCTGCAGGGGGCGGGACATTGCTTCTAATTCTTGCGAGCTTAATGACCAACAGCATTACTCGCCCATTGCAGCGTACCGTAAAGGCGATGCGTCAGTTCGGCCTAGAGGGCGGGAAGAATGTGCAACGCATACAGATGGATGCTCACGGGGAACTTGCAGAGTTGGCAAATGGGTTCAACGAAATGCTGAGGCAAATAGTAGAGCGGGATGCTGTGTTGGAGCAGTATCGAAATTCGCTCGAAGCCGAAGTGACTAGTCGAACCGCGAAATTGCGCGAAAGCAACCTGTACCTCGCAAGAGAGCTGGCCGAACACCACAGAGCGGAACAGCTAATTCAGGAGAGTCGCATTCGAATGCGTACGCTGATTGATGCCGCAGACGAATCCGTTCTATTGCTGGATCCAGAGGGTACAGTCCTAACCATCAATGCATTGGGAGCAAGGCGTGTAGGTCAAACACCAGAAGACATAACTGGAAAAGACTTCTTTAGTTTCATGCCGAAGGACGTTGCCGACAGACGAAGGGCCTTGGTGCATCAGGTTATCAGCACCGGGCTGCCTATCACTGCACAAGATAGTAGAGGTGAACTGTTCTTTAGCAACAGTCTCTATCCAGTCAAGGACGCACATGGAAAAACGGAATGTGTCGCTGTCTACTCCAAAGATGTGACGGAGCAGCACAAAGCAAAAGAAGTAGACGCGATTTTTAGAAAGATCGACTCTATTCTGTTGAAATTGCGCACAAACGTTGAGTCCATATCGCAGATATTTTGTGATGACATTCTTCCCATATTTAGTATTCGGGCGGCCTGGATCGGTCGTGCAGAAAAGGATGGCCAAATCGTTGTGGTGGCCAGGACTGATGCAGAAGAAAGCGGCATGCTGCGATCCTTCCCTCAGGAAATGATGCGCTGGAAAGATGCCCCAACTTGCTGCCCTTCCATTGCCAATGTAATTCGAAGCGGGCAATGGGAAATCTTGAAGTCCGACGATCCTCAGTGCCAACTCTGCTGTGCACATCTGCCAACCGAAGAGCCTCACTCCATCATCCTCATGCCACTTACCTTGCGCGGTACGGTCTGGGGTGTGCTCACCCTGTATGGCAGTGACGCACTTCAATTTGAGAGAGACCAACTACCCCAGCGTATGGAGGCTATCGCAACGCGCTTGGGATTTGCATTGGAATCTGCAATGCAACAAGAGTGGCTTACGTTGCTGGATACTGCGTTGGCTGGAGTTGGCAATGCAGTCTTCATTGCCGATACAAAGCCTAACATTGTGTGGGTCAATCGTGCTTTCACGCAACTTTCAGGTTTTTCGAAAGAGGAAATATTTGGTAAGAACCCAAGAGTATTGGGAACCAAATATCAAGATGCCGCCTTCTACCAACAATTTTGGAAAGCCATTAATGCAGGAGAGATATGGCATGGCGATATCACGAACACACGTCCTGATGGATCTCAATATACGGTAAGTCAGACGGTGACTCCATTGCAAGATTCAGAGGGTCGAGTTAGTCACTATGTTTCCATTCTCGAAGATATCACCCAACGACGCGCAGAAGAAGAGCGCATTAAGCATTCAGCCAACTTTGACCTGCTCACAGACCTTCCCAACCGGAGCTTGTTCTTAGACCGTTTGGGACAAGCATTAGCGCTCAACAGACGGGAAGGTAAGCCTGGGGCTCTGATGTTTCTGGATCTAGATCATTTTAAAGAAGTGAACGATGAACTCGGACATGCGGCCGGTGACAGCCTACTGATTGAAGTTTCCAACCGACTACGCGGACAAGTACGAGAGACCGACACGGTCGCGCGATTAGGCGGAGATGAGTTTACGGTGATATTGCCCAATCTACGCGACGAAAAGGACGCCATTCGTGTGGCGAACAACATTATTGCGGCGCTTGGTAAGCCATTTGAACTCGGTGTCAAACTGGCACATATTGGCGTCAGTATCGGAATTGCCTTTTTCCCCGATGACGGAAATACGGTTGAACGTGTTCTTAGCGCAGCTGATGAAGCCATGTATCTTTCAAAAGGTGCTGGGCGCAACTGTTTTACCCTTGCCAAGGGTTCCGATGTATCACAAAGTAATTTGAACGAAGGGTGA
- a CDS encoding chemotaxis protein CheW produces the protein MQTPSTTSPDSSAARPSLRGGRSAQSNEGPSVPSEWLSFKLGDEEYGIDILSVQEIRSFEKPTRMTNMPAFVLGVLNLRGVIVPVLDMRVKFNLERVEYGELTVCIVLSIGHRTVGMVVDGVSDVVTLTPEQMRPVPEFSSGVGSEHLLSIGTLSKRLLMLIDIDKLMSSQEMGLVSANVGSIDTRRQ, from the coding sequence ATGCAAACACCATCAACCACATCACCCGACTCTTCTGCTGCACGACCATCGCTGCGCGGCGGACGGAGTGCACAGTCCAATGAAGGACCAAGCGTCCCGAGCGAGTGGCTCAGCTTCAAGCTGGGCGACGAGGAATACGGTATCGACATCCTTAGCGTGCAGGAAATCCGTTCATTTGAAAAGCCCACCCGCATGACCAACATGCCAGCCTTTGTGCTGGGGGTGCTGAATCTGCGTGGCGTGATCGTGCCGGTGCTCGATATGCGGGTGAAGTTCAATCTGGAGCGGGTGGAGTACGGTGAGCTCACCGTGTGCATAGTGCTGAGCATCGGGCACAGGACCGTGGGCATGGTGGTGGACGGTGTGTCGGACGTGGTGACGCTTACCCCGGAGCAGATGCGCCCAGTACCGGAGTTCTCGTCTGGTGTCGGCAGTGAACACCTGTTGTCGATAGGGACACTGTCAAAACGCTTGCTTATGTTGATCGACATAGACAAGCTCATGAGCAGCCAAGAGATGGGGCTGGTTTCAGCAAACGTTGGATCGATAGACACAAGGAGACAATGA
- a CDS encoding LysR family transcriptional regulator: MDRLTAMQVFVEVANNGSFSATADKLDMSRAMVTRYVAELEQWLGARLLQRTTRSVTLTDAGENCLRRSQQMLALMENVEEESSNHGDTLRGQLRITCSMSFAYSQMAAAVVDFLKQHPQLKMDLNASEGALNLIESRIDLAIRISAEPDPSLIGRVLAPCHSVLVASPAYLAQHGVPQTPADLATHRCLSYANFGKSVWKLRRGAETSEVRVASHFSANEATALLWAARTGGGIALQPTYQANMYLRDGSLQVVLPDWKLPDMAIYALYPSRKHLSPAVRALLDFLVERFATLPW, translated from the coding sequence ATGGACCGATTGACTGCCATGCAGGTGTTTGTAGAAGTAGCCAACAACGGCAGCTTCAGTGCCACGGCCGACAAACTGGACATGTCGCGTGCCATGGTCACGCGCTATGTAGCCGAACTGGAGCAGTGGCTTGGCGCGCGCCTTTTGCAGCGCACCACGCGCAGCGTGACCCTCACTGACGCGGGCGAAAACTGCTTGCGACGCAGCCAGCAAATGCTGGCACTGATGGAAAACGTGGAAGAAGAAAGCAGCAACCACGGAGACACCCTGCGCGGGCAGTTGCGCATCACCTGCAGCATGTCGTTTGCCTATTCGCAGATGGCAGCCGCCGTGGTGGATTTCTTGAAACAACACCCCCAACTCAAGATGGATCTCAACGCCAGCGAGGGCGCGCTCAACCTGATCGAGTCGCGCATTGACTTGGCCATTCGCATCAGTGCAGAGCCGGACCCATCTCTCATTGGCCGCGTGCTGGCGCCATGCCACTCGGTACTGGTGGCATCACCTGCCTACCTGGCACAGCATGGCGTGCCCCAGACGCCTGCCGACCTGGCCACGCACCGCTGCTTGAGTTACGCCAATTTTGGCAAAAGCGTGTGGAAGCTTCGGCGTGGTGCAGAGACCAGCGAAGTCCGGGTGGCCAGCCACTTCAGCGCCAATGAGGCAACGGCTTTGCTCTGGGCCGCACGCACCGGCGGAGGCATTGCGTTGCAGCCAACTTATCAGGCAAACATGTATTTGCGAGATGGCAGCTTGCAAGTGGTGCTACCCGATTGGAAGCTGCCCGACATGGCGATCTACGCGCTGTATCCCTCGCGCAAACACCTGTCACCCGCCGTGCGCGCCTTGCTGGATTTTTTGGTGGAACGATTCGCCACGCTGCCTTGGTAA
- a CDS encoding DsbA family protein produces MGTTITYLFDPLCGWCYGASPAVQRLAKQTHIRLELAPTGLFAGGGRVMDAAFADFAWSNDLRIQKLTGQPFSEEYRTQVLGQRGSRFDSSASTLALTAVAITAPEHELATLKALQEARYVQGLNTSAMAVVEKLLRGIGQDAAADLMVAGNPTLLAANNARLRKAQTLMRELGAQGVPTALVSDDKGVRLLPGNLLYGAFDNLLTHIAAA; encoded by the coding sequence ATGGGCACCACCATTACCTATCTCTTCGATCCCTTGTGCGGTTGGTGTTATGGCGCATCACCCGCAGTGCAGCGACTCGCAAAGCAAACCCATATCCGCCTGGAACTGGCGCCCACGGGCCTCTTTGCAGGCGGTGGGCGAGTGATGGACGCCGCCTTTGCGGACTTCGCCTGGTCCAATGACCTGCGCATTCAGAAGCTCACCGGTCAACCCTTCAGCGAAGAATACCGCACCCAGGTGCTGGGACAGCGTGGCAGCCGCTTTGACTCCAGCGCCTCCACGCTGGCTCTGACTGCGGTGGCCATCACGGCCCCGGAGCATGAATTGGCAACGCTGAAGGCACTACAAGAAGCGCGTTATGTGCAGGGGCTGAACACCAGTGCCATGGCTGTCGTGGAAAAGCTGCTGCGTGGCATCGGTCAAGACGCCGCGGCGGACCTCATGGTTGCAGGTAACCCAACCTTATTGGCAGCCAACAACGCACGCCTGCGGAAAGCGCAAACCTTGATGCGGGAACTCGGAGCGCAGGGTGTTCCCACTGCGTTGGTCAGTGATGACAAAGGCGTCAGATTACTGCCTGGCAACTTGCTTTACGGAGCCTTTGACAATCTGCTCACCCACATCGCTGCGGCCTGA
- a CDS encoding MBL fold metallo-hydrolase, giving the protein MIRTTVVAASLAIAFTSALAEQPLTVKVYNAAGSSFNVNSTLVTGEKDAIVIDAGFTRADALRIAANVLDSGKQLTTIYVSQADPDYYFGVETLKEVFPQADVVTTTAVLEKLKPKVAGKVAFWGPKMGANAPHTPVLPRALVGNTLTLEGQTIEIRGTQGLLAHRPYAWIPSIKAVVGNIGVFGNMHVWTADTQTAAERAAWVAQLDEMAALQPSLVVPGHMKAGTTLDASAIAFTKDYLQTFEKNLATSKTSAELISATQRSYPQVSDGAMSLDIGAKVNTGEMKW; this is encoded by the coding sequence ATGATCCGTACCACCGTAGTCGCCGCATCTTTGGCCATTGCCTTCACATCCGCTCTGGCCGAACAACCCTTGACCGTCAAGGTCTACAACGCCGCAGGCAGCAGCTTCAACGTCAATTCCACGCTGGTGACTGGCGAAAAAGATGCCATAGTGATTGACGCTGGCTTCACCCGCGCCGACGCCCTGCGCATCGCCGCCAATGTGCTCGACAGCGGCAAGCAACTCACCACCATCTACGTGAGCCAGGCCGATCCCGACTACTACTTCGGCGTCGAAACCCTGAAGGAAGTATTCCCGCAAGCGGACGTGGTGACCACCACCGCCGTGCTGGAGAAGCTTAAGCCCAAGGTGGCAGGCAAGGTGGCCTTCTGGGGCCCGAAGATGGGCGCCAATGCACCACATACGCCTGTGCTGCCACGCGCGCTCGTTGGCAACACCCTGACGTTGGAAGGTCAGACGATTGAAATCCGTGGCACCCAAGGTTTACTGGCACACCGCCCCTATGCATGGATTCCTTCGATTAAGGCCGTCGTGGGCAATATTGGCGTGTTTGGCAACATGCATGTCTGGACGGCTGACACCCAAACTGCAGCAGAGCGCGCGGCATGGGTTGCACAACTCGATGAGATGGCAGCGTTGCAACCCTCTCTGGTGGTGCCCGGCCACATGAAAGCCGGTACCACGCTGGACGCCAGCGCCATTGCATTCACCAAAGACTATTTGCAGACCTTCGAGAAAAATCTGGCCACCAGCAAAACCAGCGCCGAACTGATCAGCGCCACGCAGCGGTCGTACCCGCAGGTAAGCGACGGTGCCATGTCTCTGGACATTGGCGCAAAGGTCAACACTGGCGAGATGAAGTGGTAA
- the cyoA gene encoding ubiquinol oxidase subunit II encodes MTYLKRLYGPLFLLFCAGLAGCNTVVMNPSGDIASQQAHLIVVSTLLMLLIIVPVIVLTLLFAWRYRQSNKNATYTPEWDHSTSLELVIWGAPLLIIIALGLLTWISTHTLDPYRPLQRLDAERPISPGTSVLTVEVVALDWKWLFIYPELGIASVNELVAPVDVPIRFKITASTVMNSFYIPALAGQIYAMPGMETKLHAVINKPGVYDGFSANYSGAGFSGMHFKFQGMAAADFEQWVQQTRSGSATLGREDYLRLQQPSINAPVQHFAKVAPKLFDTVVDRCVEPGKMCMSQMMAVDARGGMGVNTFDVGNTQPLLSPGRRYVLAEACTPKDSLAFNGPSDNASPNGTRN; translated from the coding sequence ATGACTTATCTCAAGCGTCTATACGGACCGCTTTTTCTATTGTTCTGTGCTGGTTTGGCCGGTTGCAACACGGTTGTGATGAATCCTTCGGGTGACATCGCGTCCCAGCAGGCCCACCTGATTGTTGTATCCACGCTACTGATGCTGTTGATCATCGTGCCGGTGATCGTTCTGACCCTGCTGTTTGCCTGGCGCTACCGCCAAAGCAACAAGAACGCAACCTACACACCCGAATGGGATCACTCCACCTCCCTGGAGCTGGTGATCTGGGGTGCTCCGCTGTTGATCATCATTGCACTGGGGCTGCTGACCTGGATTAGCACCCACACCCTGGACCCCTACCGCCCCCTGCAGCGCCTGGACGCCGAGCGGCCCATTTCGCCCGGCACCTCGGTGCTGACGGTGGAAGTGGTGGCGCTGGACTGGAAGTGGCTGTTCATCTACCCCGAGCTGGGCATTGCCAGCGTGAACGAGCTGGTGGCTCCGGTGGATGTGCCCATCCGCTTCAAGATAACGGCGTCCACGGTGATGAACTCTTTCTACATTCCCGCCCTGGCGGGGCAGATCTATGCCATGCCCGGCATGGAGACCAAGCTGCACGCCGTGATCAACAAGCCGGGGGTGTACGACGGCTTCTCTGCCAACTACAGCGGTGCGGGCTTCTCGGGCATGCACTTCAAGTTCCAGGGTATGGCTGCTGCGGACTTTGAGCAGTGGGTCCAGCAGACCCGCTCGGGATCCGCAACGCTGGGCCGTGAAGACTACCTGCGGCTGCAGCAGCCCAGCATCAATGCGCCGGTGCAGCACTTTGCCAAGGTGGCGCCCAAGCTGTTCGACACCGTGGTGGACCGCTGTGTGGAGCCCGGCAAGATGTGCATGAGCCAGATGATGGCCGTGGACGCCCGTGGCGGTATGGGCGTGAACACGTTTGATGTGGGCAACACCCAGCCCTTGCTTTCGCCCGGCAGGCGTTATGTGCTGGCCGAGGCCTGCACCCCCAAGGACAGCCTGGCCTTCAATGGCCCCAGCGATAACGCATCCCCCAACGGCACCCGTAACTGA